In a single window of the Elaeis guineensis isolate ETL-2024a chromosome 4, EG11, whole genome shotgun sequence genome:
- the LOC105043544 gene encoding LOW QUALITY PROTEIN: uncharacterized protein (The sequence of the model RefSeq protein was modified relative to this genomic sequence to represent the inferred CDS: inserted 1 base in 1 codon), with product MAATERNRAEPKSHSVFDLAPDFFDFCRLFRSGLPRLPPCAPSPPPEPGDASPTERSAGKEGEEKVDSKGAGRXGKEVAPRWTCNTCKAEFDSLQDQRSHFKSDLHRLNVKLSIAGKNTVKEEDFSELDGDSLFEDLDVSSISGSEDEFEEGSISNTGMLAKGREGVAQKLYFHLHSGDTVSVWRCLLLDESEDLQFRGNQSVHTGSAGYTSNIEEDKLIDKLKGLVCEPRDKTHLRIVLLISGGHFAGCVFDGNFIIAHKTFHRYVVRAKAGKKQSAKDATGKAANSAGSSLRRYNEAALKKEIQELLVTWKPYIDSSQCIFVHAPSKSRQMLFDVEKPQLRVQSCRHVPLTVHRPTLKEAKRVYYHLTCMAYEVNENTSREEDLPSYMGDHSSSMQQSNEMQSGKQLEIKETFSGSSSVAEYLPAKGDIVNPPSNRDESTPLHEAAKSGDAQRTLELLEQGLDPCNKDARGRTPYMLATEKEVRNTFRRFMALNLDKWDWQAANVPSPLTKEMEESQAAKQAEKDAKRKAKAKELKKVRKAKEKVKLQAQEALNRPPQSNEAMMISKEEEQRRALAAEREKRAAAAEKRIAALNACLANTTAAAAPSSADPKSGASITAAPPLHSEKKSGVSDITCSCCNASLAGKVPFHRYHYKYCSTSCMHVHREMLESGQT from the exons ATGGCGGCGACCGAGCGGAACCGGGCGGAGCCCAAATCCCACTCCGTCTTCGACCTTGCCCCGGATTTCTTCGACTTCTGCCGTCTCTTCCGCTCCGGCCTTCCTCGCCTCCCACCTTGCGCACCGTCGCCGCCGCCGGAGCCCGGCGACGCCTCCCCGACCGAAAGAAGCGCgggtaaggaaggggaggaaaagGTCGATTCGAAGGGGGCGGGGA GGGGGAAGGAGGTGGCGCCGAGGTGGACGTGCAACACCTGCAAGGCCGAGTTCGATTCCCTCCAGGACCAGCGATCCCACTTCAAGTCCGACCTCCACCGCCTCAAT GTTAAGCTGAGCATAGCTGGTAAAAATACTGTCAAGGAAGAGGACTTTAGTGAGTTGGATGGTGATTCTTTATTTGAAGACCTTGATGTATCTAGTATATCGGGATCAGAAGATGAGTTTGAAGAGGGGTCTATTTCAAACACTGGCATGCTAgcaaaaggaagagaaggagtTGCACAAAAATTGTATTTCCATCTCCATTCAGGAGATACAGTTTCTGTTTGGAGATGTTTGCTtttggatgaatctgaagatctTCAATTCAGGGGTAATCAGTCAGTCCATACAGGAAGTGCTGGATATACATCAAATATAGAGGAAGACAAGTTAATAGATAAATTGAAAGGTTTGGTCTGTGAACCTCGAGATAAAACACACTTAAGGATTGTTTTGCTAATAAGTGGGGGACACTTTGCTGGTTGTGTTTTTGATGGGAACTTTATCATCGCCCATAAAACATTTCACAG GTATGTTGTTAGGGCAAAAGCTGGCAAGAAGCAATCTGCTAAAGATGCAACTGGAAAAGCTGCAAATTCAGCTGGTTCGTCTCTTCGCCGGTATAATGAAGCTGCACTTAAGAAG GAAATTCAAGAATTGCTTGTGACTTGGAAACCATACATTGATTCCTCTCAATGCATTTTTGTTCATGCTCCATCAAAAAGCCGTCAGATGCTTTTTGATGTTGAGAAGCCTCAACTTCGAGTTCAGAGCTGTCGACATGTCCCTTTGACAGTCCATAGGCCCACCTTGAAAGAAGCTAAGCGAGTATATTACCATTTGACATGCATGGCCTATGAGGTAAATGAGAACACCAGTCGAGAGGAAGACTTACCTTCATATATGGGTGATCATAGCAGCAGCATGCAACAATCAAATGAAATGCAGTCAGGAAAGCAGTTGGAAATCAAGGAAACCTTTTCCGGATCAAGTTCGGTTGCTGAATATTTGCCAGCTAAAGGTGACATTGTGAATCCTCCATCTAATAGAGATGAGTCAACACCCCTACATGAGGCAGCAAAATCTGGTGATGCTCAACGAACCCTGGAGCTTCTTGAACAAGGTTTGGATCCTTGCAATAAAGATGCAAGAGGTCGGACTCCATATATGTTGGCAACAGAGAAGGAAGTCAGAAATACTTTTAGAAGATTCATGGCTTTAAACCTTGATAAGTGGGACTGGCAAGCTGCAAATGTGCCCAGTCCATTGACAAAGGAAATGGAAGAATCTCAGGCAGCAAAACAA GCAGAGAAGGATGCCAAGAGGAAGGCCAAAGCAAAAGAGTTGAAGAAAGTGCGGAAGGCAAAAGAAAAAGTGAAG CTGCAGGCACAGGAAGCCCTTAATCGGCCGCCACAATCCAATGAGGCCATGATGATTTCTAAGGAG GAGGAACAGAGAAGGGCACTAGcagcagagagagagaaaagagcagCTGCAGCAGAGAAAAGAATAGCAGCTCTAAATGCTTGTCTAGCCaacacaacagcagcagcagcaccaAGTAGCGCGGATCCCAAAAGCGGAGCCAGCATTACAGCAGCACCGCCGCTTCACTCGGAGAAGAAAAGTGGAGTGAGCGATATTACTTGCTCGTGTTGCAATGCCTCCTTGGCTGGGAAAGTTCCATTCCACAGGTATCATTACAAATATTGCAGCACCTCATGTATGCATGTTCACAGAGAGATGCTGGAGAGTGGACAGACCTAA